One window of Sphingobacteriales bacterium genomic DNA carries:
- a CDS encoding Crp/Fnr family transcriptional regulator, with translation MIDFSQLAFYARIFKGLRLEDVKDVAGLFKFVQLQPGELFLEEGAVRKSVGYIRKGMIRAYIINEKGEDITFLLLNENRFVASHDVILLNRPSRYFYEAIEPTEILQMDFHLMQTIIQRNPKLEESRKEFLHQMLCDSLTHLESFVLYSPEERYIKFVESNPDIINRVPGKYIAHVLGITPVSLSRIRKRIAKRKR, from the coding sequence ATGATAGATTTTTCACAGTTAGCATTTTATGCACGGATATTTAAAGGGCTGCGGCTCGAAGATGTCAAAGATGTAGCAGGTTTGTTCAAATTTGTACAACTGCAACCCGGAGAATTATTTTTGGAAGAGGGCGCTGTAAGAAAGTCGGTCGGATATATTAGAAAAGGAATGATCAGGGCATATATCATCAACGAAAAAGGAGAAGACATTACCTTTCTCCTGTTAAACGAAAACCGGTTTGTCGCTTCGCATGATGTGATTTTGCTCAACCGCCCCTCGCGATACTTTTATGAAGCCATCGAACCCACCGAAATTCTGCAAATGGATTTTCACCTCATGCAAACCATTATACAGCGAAACCCAAAACTTGAAGAGTCCCGCAAAGAGTTTCTTCACCAAATGCTTTGTGATTCATTAACCCATTTGGAAAGCTTTGTGCTGTATTCTCCTGAAGAGCGATATATCAAGTTTGTGGAATCTAACCCCGATATCATCAACCGCGTACCGGGTAAATACATTGCTCATGTTTTGGGCATCACCCCTGTTTCTTTGAGCCGAATCAGGAAAAGAATTGCAAAGCGAAAACGGTAA
- a CDS encoding HipA N-terminal domain-containing protein codes for MKALEIYRNGILAGTLTEENRQHYIFKYDDNYFYDSGKAAISLTMPKSQKEYSSKFLFPFFFNMLSEGVTRKLQSTQLRIDEEDNFGLLAATAQYDTIGAVTVKPIPTK; via the coding sequence ATGAAAGCACTGGAAATATACCGCAACGGAATTTTAGCAGGAACACTGACAGAAGAAAATCGTCAGCATTATATTTTCAAATATGATGACAACTATTTTTATGATTCCGGTAAAGCGGCAATCAGTTTGACAATGCCAAAATCACAAAAAGAATACAGTAGCAAATTCTTGTTTCCGTTTTTTTTCAATATGTTGAGTGAAGGAGTAACCCGAAAATTGCAAAGCACACAATTGAGAATAGACGAAGAAGATAATTTCGGACTGCTGGCAGCAACAGCACAATATGATACGATTGGAGCAGTAACTGTAAAACCAATACCGACAAAATGA
- a CDS encoding helix-turn-helix transcriptional regulator — MLVEKLGETIKNRRKELSITQPHLAELAKVSINTLYKLERGQGNPSLEVLNKLVEVLGLELKLEVKKKY, encoded by the coding sequence ATGTTAGTTGAGAAACTTGGTGAAACAATAAAAAACAGGCGAAAAGAGCTGAGCATAACACAACCCCACTTAGCCGAATTGGCAAAGGTGAGCATTAACACCTTGTATAAGCTTGAGCGGGGACAAGGCAACCCATCGTTAGAAGTGTTGAATAAATTAGTAGAAGTGCTGGGTTTAGAACTAAAACTTGAAGTGAAAAAGAAATATTGA
- a CDS encoding PD40 domain-containing protein, which yields MARFHLFLLGFLFFSSCKVSKYNYAFISDRGGYLDLYVSTSSNQPLNVTNDKYVDYGVKWSPDGNFILFAKQVNKQYDLYLYNVNLKTTEQLTKDTLDQYGPSFSPDGKSILFVSNIDHKQYEIYLMNLTSKKTTRITYNDRLDGSPNFHPDGNRIFYTSFMERDTANKITNSEIFVTDTLGSYSTRITNRIGNDGALDISPDGKTIVCHYFINGKADIYTMSLDGSDITQLTSDTFDNRWPRWTPDGKFIAYTRVSENSDIWLMDKNGANQKQYITSSKRDEILEFKPKKMKNAL from the coding sequence ATGGCAAGATTTCACCTTTTCCTTTTAGGATTTTTATTTTTTAGCTCCTGTAAAGTTTCTAAATACAACTACGCTTTTATTTCTGACAGAGGCGGCTATTTGGATTTATATGTTTCAACTTCGAGCAACCAACCTCTTAATGTTACGAACGACAAATATGTTGATTACGGAGTTAAATGGAGTCCTGATGGTAATTTCATCCTTTTTGCAAAACAAGTAAACAAGCAATACGATCTTTATCTATACAATGTTAACTTAAAAACTACTGAGCAACTGACAAAAGACACCTTAGACCAATACGGACCCTCGTTTTCTCCGGATGGAAAGTCAATTTTGTTCGTATCAAATATTGACCATAAGCAATACGAAATTTATTTGATGAACCTGACTTCAAAAAAGACAACTCGAATTACGTACAATGACAGATTAGATGGCTCCCCGAATTTTCATCCCGATGGCAATCGCATTTTCTATACTTCATTTATGGAAAGAGATACCGCTAATAAAATAACTAACAGTGAAATATTTGTTACCGATACTTTAGGGAGTTATTCTACAAGAATAACAAATAGAATTGGTAATGATGGCGCATTGGACATTTCACCTGACGGAAAAACAATTGTCTGTCATTACTTTATAAATGGTAAAGCAGACATTTATACAATGAGTTTAGATGGTAGCGACATCACACAATTAACTTCAGACACTTTTGATAACAGATGGCCACGTTGGACTCCGGACGGAAAATTTATTGCCTATACTCGTGTGTCAGAAAATTCAGACATTTGGTTGATGGACAAAAATGGAGCAAATCAAAAGCAATATATTACATCCTCAAAACGAGACGAAATACTTGAATTTAAACCAAAGAAAATGAAAAACGCTTTATAA
- a CDS encoding IS1634 family transposase: protein METQFESVNLSHLGIVAGMCDKLGVVGLTDRLIWGDEERQKVSTGICLKALILIGLGFSERRLYMVSSFFEDKPVAHLLGEGVEAGMLNDDRLGRSLDAIYEFGVSEFFMEFGKQAAQKMGLDKSPRFYHLDSTSFHVDGNYPSSGCEDCLEVRQGYSRDHRPDLKQVMLNLLVENTSGIPLMMEALSGNTDDKTSFRAFIEKYAASLSAEGMEPQCWVADSALYTQTTLQSLAGQKWLTRVQETNKAAKALILNTETAEMGFFDRGGVFGLSVRFCSHQLCRCSTTLANRPLGTSARAGEENL from the coding sequence ATGGAAACACAATTTGAGAGTGTAAATTTGTCTCACTTAGGCATAGTAGCAGGTATGTGCGATAAGCTTGGAGTTGTTGGGTTAACAGACAGATTAATTTGGGGAGATGAAGAGCGACAAAAAGTTAGTACTGGGATCTGCTTAAAAGCATTGATTTTAATAGGTTTAGGATTTTCTGAGAGGCGGCTGTACATGGTTTCCTCATTTTTTGAAGACAAACCTGTGGCGCACCTTTTAGGTGAGGGGGTAGAAGCCGGGATGCTGAACGATGATCGGTTGGGCAGAAGTTTAGATGCTATCTACGAGTTTGGGGTGAGTGAGTTTTTTATGGAATTTGGCAAACAGGCTGCACAGAAGATGGGTTTGGATAAATCACCTCGTTTTTATCATTTAGACAGCACCAGTTTTCATGTAGATGGCAACTACCCGTCATCAGGTTGTGAGGACTGTTTAGAAGTTCGTCAAGGCTACAGTCGCGACCATCGCCCTGATCTGAAACAAGTAATGCTGAACTTGTTAGTTGAAAATACTTCGGGTATTCCCTTGATGATGGAAGCATTGAGTGGGAATACAGATGATAAGACAAGTTTCAGAGCCTTTATCGAAAAATATGCGGCAAGTTTGAGCGCAGAGGGTATGGAGCCGCAGTGCTGGGTGGCAGACAGTGCGCTATATACCCAGACAACCCTTCAAAGCCTTGCCGGACAAAAATGGCTCACTCGTGTACAGGAAACGAACAAAGCGGCGAAAGCACTCATTTTAAACACCGAAACGGCAGAAATGGGATTCTTTGACCGGGGAGGAGTATTCGGGCTATCAGTACGTTTCTGTTCGCACCAACTATGCCGATGTTCCACAACGCTGGCTAATCGTCCGCTCGGAACAAGCGCACGAGCGGGAGAAGAAAACCTTTAA
- a CDS encoding IS1634 family transposase — MSGSIKEYKAFEKLSGTVYNCQADAQKAANKFVADLKYGCLYEMQLCGVKGFKQKGKPSKDAVKELVGWRIKGDYVCCPADYQQSVSKLGRFILASNTFEEEFSDTELLAGYKGQAKVERGFRFMKDKQFMASTMFVKKPERLEVILMLMAMCLTVYSCLEKELREQLQKNNQTVPNQSQKPTDKPTMRWIFALFTGIHILYILNENKTLIINVKDLHRRILGLFSEEIQKYYKLE; from the coding sequence TTGAGTGGCAGTATAAAGGAATATAAGGCATTTGAGAAGTTATCGGGAACAGTATATAACTGTCAGGCAGATGCTCAAAAAGCAGCGAATAAATTTGTTGCGGACTTGAAGTATGGCTGCCTGTACGAAATGCAACTCTGCGGCGTAAAGGGCTTTAAACAAAAGGGGAAACCGTCTAAAGATGCAGTAAAGGAACTGGTAGGTTGGCGGATAAAGGGTGATTATGTTTGCTGCCCGGCGGATTACCAACAGTCCGTCTCCAAATTGGGTAGGTTTATTCTGGCAAGCAACACTTTTGAAGAAGAATTTTCCGACACAGAACTGCTTGCCGGCTATAAGGGGCAGGCAAAAGTTGAGCGCGGTTTTCGTTTTATGAAAGACAAGCAATTTATGGCATCCACCATGTTTGTCAAGAAGCCTGAACGATTAGAGGTTATTTTGATGCTGATGGCTATGTGCCTGACCGTTTATAGTTGTTTGGAGAAAGAATTGAGAGAACAATTGCAAAAAAACAACCAAACAGTTCCCAATCAGTCACAAAAACCAACAGATAAACCCACGATGCGATGGATATTTGCTTTGTTTACAGGAATACATATACTGTACATATTAAACGAAAACAAAACTCTCATCATCAATGTTAAAGACCTACACAGGCGCATTTTAGGTCTCTTTTCTGAGGAAATTCAAAAATACTACAAATTGGAATAG
- a CDS encoding VCBS repeat-containing protein, translated as MTHQLFYKPLFFRCNNVLELIYGRAICLLLWLAFMLPVSGQVFPFAEVNFAPADIVTEGLVYPLQTQLADIDGDGHKDIITFPAISQNLIWYKNNGEGTFNNSGNQIKIHKYQDILMLSDYYNYDSPYNIVPLNIGFLPSDLNNDGLIDLLIYGRSYNTSFMNVEIHLNQGNGYFEYQQTLTTVEAPELADLNGNGFKDIFYARNDRIVWRANNGNGSFGDEQTAVATPPYTPGFGVLFPFITQSADLNLDGNADILLWDNEQMYWLPNLGGGVFAEELLLLSANSISRPVVFYYSDMDADGIPDLLLCNYQTAVWHKNFSGGAMSSAITIIPAVNYHYYNIAPADLNNDTHTDIAAVQYFFGLPYQLPQIYHVLNDGNGNFESPQTITYPATVYVYENFIFSSSLCVDDLNNDNLPDFVFSSTRHFDISLYQGIGTGSVSPPVAVGSGILGDNPNYMFSSFQIADLDNDNFKDVVIASTEKELLIYKNLGQKNFKFIEQLVLPEPETQLKGFEIKDINADGNPDLLLICNADTVGKVHWYENNGNGTFANLHTLLDNLIEIHLWYLADADNDGDDDLFFIFTDNTAVWYENTGGYAFTTEHFIDNNIFARELVVGEIDGDALPDFVYLTTQATATIADDSIVVRRNTISGSFEPLVSLSGNLTNTWSGANMMLNDLNNDGVFEITYNTKSDWAKMITAITYHPSGNFSVVGIANAESWSDSFKDPYVIADFSLNGSKEIWSTHNWSGVGSIGHIVYLHYIYGVFPSPFSSLSFDWVTSAPFSPTFIQSLAADIDNDGDMDVLSIASISDQLTADLPGMFIFENLLELPPVEPALPQAAFSTLPMPTAADTVAVCQGQTIAFTNSSQHADNYVWLFGNGDQSSLPSPDYAFQQPGTYTVRLIAGQNSGGNSPNGFPTDTATITVVVHSGALPEISCTGSLCAGTVLTYTASAQSPCLNYEWQVSGAQSFNGQGTPSIEVNWGNNPVGGIQLTLADCEQEQCTLPATAQIGIIPPQLFISGDTIPCQGEPVLYSLPSFNGAAYHWIINPPGAATSVSGQNTSALTVTWGAQNATLQVQVTHQLAGCSVSDVSNIVIPPPLLIITNQPVVCQGETTTFSNNTGFPVVWSVSGGVITGGQNTSIVHVLWDMPGTFTVTAQSLNPLQHCQPETAVSVTVKPAIVQPSISGAAYICPAQIYAYQIVSPDPVTSEHSFTWTVQGGSIIGGSNLPEVKVQWLPDAPVYSISVVQRYKDLYQCHSPIAVFTPFLMTGNEISLTGNTTVCTGTTGAYAVSLPATNLPVSWSLSPPNAGILHLSPGNNLTVSVSWTSTEQEAVLTATYCGIETALTIHLLPAPEQPVLSVNQPLCEFGSSVISANPGFEAYLWSDDTGENIANTPNITINTSGVYRVRVTDANGCTAANLISVQQKAAPVAHIYTSDYTDFCIQFSPQSSQLTALKAPNTIFQWSLDDLPVAGANEPDHIYTSDTAVQSYIYRVEITDTVTGCRQISNPITINHYDCTIISVPGLPSPSACVFPDDAQTDFALSYNNQLCNTLNADNLSEGDAVQYLWNWGENTGFQSAPAGMPVEHTYNMPGEYRVTLSAKFINLAASPEFCYKNAYQTAIVPLKAVFDAPNKVCVGDTVTFTDASVYIPDAEISLWIWDFGDGTPAVSGLPNPQHVYDTPGVYTVSLTAGNSDCTDTYYRQIQVLPLPAATFTALENVCLLQPVQFAALPVNASAYHWDFGDGNGSNVPNPLYAYSQAGTFSVSLAITNSTGCNSLPFAQTLTVNDSPVIPQTIAASKLWLCPGDSVLLTAPPDAVSYLWNNGSAEQNIWITQPGAYTVHVLPSDGTCAYTAEPVYIQAAVPPPLSFNPNLYEIHRCGNQPFSLGDSYFLGHSYIWSSGYTGPYLTVANSGNYSVTVTNNTTGCSSQSGPVNVYFHDFPPAPEIQPADAVICAGEILTLQVVSPQAEQYLWNTNTASSTVDIFMEGTYSVTITDINGCTSSANTSMGVNPLPPAHTLPRGCYDFCLGDSILLNIPPNTAVTWLLNGNPVSESAHFKPQLSGNYVLTLQNEQGCSAVSDTLTLQIIEGCTSPPLPVSLIGFTGEAIEEGNLLQWTAATETNCHFYTLYATHQNRTGASFKPVTVVPAAGFSSIARNYNWLHPTQEPFSCYRLTQTDFDGQENYLAAVTLQRNAATVAEPLLHFTPNPADRQVKVELYHLMPDTPANAHAVLLTSAGSRVWEQTVSLPEFTIDRADLPGGLYFLHLHHPNSKQLFAVGKVVFW; from the coding sequence ATGACCCATCAACTTTTTTACAAACCACTCTTTTTTCGCTGCAATAACGTCTTGGAATTGATTTACGGCAGGGCAATTTGCCTGTTGCTTTGGTTGGCGTTTATGTTGCCGGTTTCAGGGCAGGTATTCCCATTTGCAGAAGTAAATTTTGCCCCGGCCGATATTGTAACAGAAGGTTTGGTTTATCCCCTCCAAACGCAATTGGCAGATATAGATGGAGATGGACATAAAGACATTATTACGTTTCCAGCTATCAGTCAAAACCTGATTTGGTATAAAAACAATGGGGAAGGAACGTTTAACAATTCCGGTAATCAAATCAAAATTCATAAATATCAAGACATCCTAATGCTTAGCGACTACTACAATTACGACTCACCCTATAACATTGTACCTTTAAACATTGGATTTTTACCCTCCGACCTAAATAACGATGGGTTAATTGACCTGTTAATTTACGGCAGGTCATACAATACCTCTTTTATGAATGTCGAAATTCACCTAAACCAAGGCAACGGCTATTTTGAGTATCAACAAACTTTAACAACCGTAGAAGCGCCTGAATTGGCCGACCTCAATGGAAATGGTTTTAAGGATATATTCTATGCCCGAAACGACCGAATTGTATGGCGGGCCAATAATGGGAATGGCAGTTTTGGCGATGAACAAACGGCAGTTGCTACCCCTCCCTACACGCCCGGATTTGGAGTGCTGTTTCCTTTCATCACACAATCGGCAGATTTAAATCTGGATGGCAATGCCGATATTTTGTTGTGGGACAACGAGCAGATGTATTGGCTGCCCAATTTGGGAGGAGGTGTTTTCGCAGAGGAGTTGCTCCTTTTAAGCGCTAACAGTATAAGCCGGCCGGTAGTGTTTTATTATTCCGATATGGATGCAGACGGCATACCTGATTTGTTGCTTTGCAATTATCAGACGGCTGTATGGCATAAAAACTTTTCAGGCGGGGCAATGAGTAGCGCTATTACCATTATTCCTGCTGTAAATTACCATTATTACAATATTGCGCCGGCTGATCTCAATAACGATACCCACACGGATATAGCAGCAGTTCAGTATTTTTTTGGGTTGCCTTATCAGCTACCTCAGATATACCACGTACTCAATGACGGGAATGGTAATTTTGAGTCTCCGCAAACCATAACCTATCCTGCAACAGTTTATGTCTATGAAAATTTTATATTTTCCTCCTCTCTTTGTGTTGATGACCTGAATAACGACAATCTGCCCGATTTTGTATTTAGCTCCACCCGTCATTTTGACATTTCACTGTATCAGGGCATTGGAACAGGCAGTGTTTCGCCTCCGGTAGCAGTCGGTAGCGGCATTTTGGGCGATAACCCTAACTATATGTTTAGCAGTTTTCAGATAGCCGACTTAGACAATGATAATTTTAAGGATGTAGTCATTGCAAGTACGGAGAAAGAGCTGTTGATTTACAAAAACTTAGGGCAAAAAAACTTCAAATTCATAGAGCAGCTTGTATTGCCAGAGCCGGAAACTCAGCTAAAAGGGTTTGAAATTAAAGACATAAATGCCGATGGCAACCCCGATTTATTGCTGATTTGCAATGCAGATACGGTTGGCAAGGTACATTGGTACGAAAACAACGGAAACGGCACATTTGCCAACCTGCATACATTATTGGACAATTTGATTGAAATTCATCTTTGGTATTTGGCAGATGCCGATAACGATGGAGACGATGACCTGTTTTTTATTTTCACCGACAACACCGCAGTTTGGTACGAAAACACAGGTGGCTATGCTTTTACTACCGAACATTTTATTGACAATAATATTTTTGCCCGGGAACTGGTAGTGGGTGAAATAGATGGCGATGCGCTACCCGATTTTGTATATTTAACCACCCAGGCTACTGCTACAATAGCAGATGATAGTATTGTTGTGCGCAGAAATACAATTTCCGGAAGCTTTGAACCTTTAGTATCATTGTCCGGAAATTTGACAAATACGTGGTCAGGTGCTAATATGATGTTGAATGATCTAAACAATGACGGCGTTTTCGAAATAACCTATAATACCAAATCAGATTGGGCAAAAATGATTACTGCTATTACCTATCATCCATCAGGCAACTTTTCGGTAGTGGGTATAGCAAATGCAGAAAGTTGGAGTGATTCTTTCAAAGATCCTTATGTGATAGCTGATTTCTCACTAAATGGGTCAAAGGAAATTTGGTCAACCCATAATTGGAGTGGAGTTGGGTCAATCGGGCACATTGTTTACTTGCACTACATATATGGTGTTTTCCCTTCTCCATTTTCTTCACTAAGCTTCGATTGGGTTACCTCTGCCCCCTTTTCGCCAACATTCATACAGTCTTTGGCTGCCGATATTGATAATGACGGCGATATGGATGTGTTATCCATCGCATCAATTAGTGACCAATTAACTGCTGATCTGCCGGGGATGTTTATTTTTGAAAACCTCTTAGAGCTTCCGCCGGTTGAACCTGCTTTGCCGCAGGCAGCTTTTTCTACCCTACCAATGCCGACTGCCGCCGATACCGTAGCCGTTTGTCAAGGGCAGACCATTGCTTTTACCAATTCCTCGCAACATGCCGACAACTATGTTTGGTTGTTTGGCAATGGCGACCAAAGTAGTTTGCCTTCGCCGGATTATGCTTTTCAACAACCCGGCACATACACCGTCCGGCTTATTGCCGGGCAAAATTCCGGCGGCAATTCGCCCAATGGTTTCCCTACCGATACTGCCACTATTACCGTTGTGGTTCATAGCGGCGCTTTGCCCGAAATTTCCTGCACGGGCAGTTTGTGTGCCGGAACAGTCCTAACTTATACCGCCTCTGCCCAATCGCCCTGCCTCAATTATGAGTGGCAGGTTTCGGGAGCGCAAAGTTTCAACGGTCAGGGCACCCCTTCCATAGAAGTAAACTGGGGAAACAATCCAGTCGGCGGCATACAGCTTACGCTTGCCGATTGTGAACAAGAACAATGCACCTTGCCTGCTACCGCACAAATCGGAATCATCCCGCCACAACTGTTCATTTCGGGCGATACCATTCCCTGTCAGGGAGAGCCTGTCCTGTATTCCCTTCCTTCTTTTAACGGCGCGGCGTATCACTGGATCATCAATCCTCCCGGTGCGGCGACAAGCGTTTCGGGGCAAAACACCTCTGCTTTAACCGTAACCTGGGGCGCTCAAAATGCTACTTTGCAGGTACAGGTAACCCATCAGTTGGCCGGTTGTTCGGTTTCGGATGTTTCCAATATAGTTATTCCCCCTCCTTTGCTCATTATAACCAACCAACCGGTTGTCTGTCAGGGCGAAACCACCACTTTTTCCAACAATACCGGATTTCCGGTTGTTTGGTCGGTATCGGGCGGAGTGATTACCGGTGGCCAAAACACCTCAATCGTTCATGTGCTTTGGGATATGCCGGGTACTTTTACCGTTACCGCACAATCGCTCAATCCCCTTCAGCACTGTCAGCCGGAAACCGCCGTTTCCGTAACCGTAAAACCGGCTATAGTGCAGCCTTCCATTTCCGGTGCTGCATATATCTGCCCTGCTCAAATTTATGCTTATCAGATTGTCAGCCCGGACCCCGTCACTTCCGAACATTCGTTCACCTGGACAGTACAAGGCGGAAGTATCATTGGCGGGTCGAATTTGCCCGAAGTGAAAGTGCAGTGGTTGCCCGATGCGCCCGTTTATAGCATATCGGTTGTGCAGCGATATAAAGACCTCTATCAATGTCATTCGCCCATTGCCGTTTTTACTCCTTTTTTAATGACCGGAAATGAAATATCGCTCACGGGAAACACAACAGTATGTACCGGAACTACCGGCGCTTATGCAGTTAGTTTGCCGGCTACAAACCTGCCCGTTTCATGGAGTCTGTCCCCGCCAAATGCAGGCATTTTGCATCTCAGTCCCGGCAATAACCTTACTGTTTCCGTGAGTTGGACTTCGACTGAACAGGAAGCTGTCCTTACGGCCACTTATTGCGGTATCGAAACCGCGCTGACCATTCACCTTCTTCCCGCTCCGGAGCAGCCCGTCCTTTCCGTCAATCAGCCGCTTTGCGAGTTTGGCTCGTCTGTTATTTCCGCAAATCCCGGCTTTGAGGCTTATCTCTGGTCGGACGATACGGGCGAAAACATTGCCAATACGCCCAATATAACCATTAACACTTCCGGCGTTTACCGCGTCAGGGTGACCGATGCCAACGGATGTACGGCAGCTAACCTGATTTCGGTTCAACAAAAAGCCGCTCCGGTTGCGCATATCTATACATCGGACTATACCGATTTTTGTATTCAGTTCTCTCCCCAAAGTTCGCAATTAACAGCGTTGAAAGCCCCTAACACCATTTTCCAATGGTCTTTGGACGACCTCCCCGTTGCCGGCGCGAATGAGCCTGACCATATTTATACGTCCGATACTGCGGTTCAGTCTTATATTTACCGGGTTGAAATAACCGATACCGTTACGGGATGCAGGCAGATTTCAAATCCGATAACAATCAACCATTACGATTGTACCATTATATCTGTGCCGGGGCTGCCCTCGCCTTCTGCCTGTGTTTTTCCCGACGATGCGCAGACGGATTTTGCGTTGAGCTACAACAACCAACTCTGCAACACCCTCAATGCCGACAACCTCAGCGAGGGAGATGCCGTTCAATACTTGTGGAACTGGGGCGAAAACACGGGGTTTCAATCCGCCCCGGCCGGTATGCCGGTCGAGCATACCTATAATATGCCCGGCGAATACAGAGTAACACTTTCTGCAAAGTTTATCAACCTTGCCGCTTCGCCGGAATTTTGTTACAAAAATGCCTATCAAACGGCTATTGTGCCGCTTAAAGCAGTTTTTGATGCTCCAAACAAGGTTTGCGTTGGAGATACCGTTACTTTTACCGATGCCTCCGTGTATATTCCCGATGCTGAAATTTCTTTGTGGATATGGGATTTTGGCGACGGTACGCCGGCAGTTTCCGGCCTTCCCAATCCGCAACACGTTTACGATACTCCGGGCGTTTATACCGTTTCTCTTACCGCCGGAAATAGTGATTGTACGGATACCTACTACCGTCAGATACAGGTGTTGCCCCTGCCTGCGGCCACATTTACCGCCTTGGAGAATGTCTGCCTTTTGCAACCCGTTCAGTTTGCCGCCTTGCCGGTAAATGCTTCCGCTTATCATTGGGATTTTGGAGATGGCAACGGCAGCAACGTTCCCAACCCGCTCTATGCGTATAGTCAGGCAGGAACTTTTTCTGTGTCCTTAGCCATAACCAATTCGACGGGGTGCAATAGTCTGCCCTTCGCCCAAACCCTTACCGTTAACGATAGTCCCGTTATTCCTCAAACCATTGCTGCTTCCAAATTATGGCTTTGCCCCGGGGACAGCGTTTTATTAACCGCTCCGCCCGATGCCGTTTCTTATTTGTGGAACAACGGCAGTGCCGAACAAAATATATGGATCACTCAACCCGGTGCATATACCGTTCATGTCCTGCCTTCCGACGGAACCTGCGCTTATACAGCCGAACCTGTTTATATTCAGGCGGCTGTTCCTCCTCCTTTATCCTTTAACCCCAATCTTTATGAGATACACCGATGCGGCAATCAGCCTTTTAGTTTAGGAGATTCTTACTTTCTCGGTCACAGCTATATCTGGTCAAGCGGATACACCGGCCCTTATCTCACCGTTGCCAATTCCGGTAATTACTCTGTAACTGTTACTAATAATACCACAGGTTGCAGTTCACAAAGCGGTCCTGTCAATGTGTATTTTCACGATTTCCCTCCTGCGCCGGAAATTCAACCCGCAGATGCCGTTATTTGCGCCGGCGAAATACTAACCCTGCAAGTGGTTAGCCCGCAGGCAGAGCAATACCTCTGGAACACAAATACTGCCTCTTCGACTGTTGATATATTTATGGAAGGCACTTACAGTGTAACTATTACAGACATCAACGGCTGCACTTCCTCTGCCAATACTTCGATGGGGGTAAATCCGCTTCCACCTGCCCATACCCTCCCGCGGGGCTGTTATGATTTTTGTCTTGGCGACAGCATTCTGCTCAACATTCCGCCAAATACCGCAGTTACCTGGTTGTTGAATGGCAATCCTGTTTCCGAAAGTGCTCATTTTAAACCCCAATTATCGGGAAACTACGTTTTAACCCTCCAAAATGAACAGGGTTGTTCTGCTGTTTCCGATACACTTACCCTTCAAATAATTGAGGGCTGCACCTCACCTCCGCTTCCTGTTTCGTTGATTGGTTTTACCGGAGAAGCTATTGAAGAGGGCAATCTGTTACAGTGGACGGCCGCGACCGAAACCAATTGCCATTTTTATACCCTTTACGCTACGCATCAAAACCGAACAGGGGCTTCGTTTAAACCCGTAACCGTTGTTCCGGCGGCAGGTTTCAGCAGTATTGCCCGCAACTACAATTGGCTGCATCCTACCCAAGAACCTTTTTCATGCTACCGCCTCACCCAAACTGATTTTGACGGACAAGAAAACTACCTCGCCGCAGTTACCCTGCAACGTAACGCCGCTACCGTTGCCGAACCTCTGTTGCACTTCACTCCAAATCCGGCAGACCGGCAGGTAAAGGTTGAACTTTACCATTTAATGCCCGATACTCCAGCCAATGCCCACGCGGTATTGCTTACCTCTGCCGGAAGTCGGGTCTGGGAGCAGACCGTTTCGCTGCCCGAGTTTACCATAGACCGTGCAGATTTGCCGGGCGGTTTGTACTTCCTGCATTTACACCACCCCAATTCAAAGCAACTTTTTGCCGTGGGCAAAGTAGTGTTTTGGTGA